The Bacillota bacterium sequence ACTGACCCCGCAAGGCCGTGAAGGTGGCCTCCGAGATGCCGACATACGGCCCGGCGACAACCTTGCCCGTGTGGTCCTTCAAGGGGACGTAGACCGTCTTCTGCCACTCGCCGGCGACGACCGCCCGGCCTCGGTACTCCTCGCCCTTGCGCAGATTGGTCATCACCGGGATCGAGTAGACTGTTCCGATGGCCCGGTTCTCTGTGGCCTTGCCGTCGGCGTCTTTGAGTCGGACGTTGGTGGTCACGCGGATGCCGTCCATGGCGACGGTCGCCGTGACCTCTCCGTTGGTGCGGTCGCGGACCTCATCGACGATGGAGTAATTCTGGTTGAGGACCTCGGCGGCGATGACCGCCCCGGCCACGGCACCGGTCGGCCCCTTGACCGGGGCCACCGCGACCAAGACCAAGGCGCCGGTGACTTCCTTCTCCTTGCGCTCCTCAGCCCCGGCGGTCGCCTTCACCGGGATGACCACGAGCTTGCGAAGGTCCGGACCCTCCGCCGCCCAGTCGGCTTCCGGAAGGACCGCCGCCGCCGCGGCCACGGCGCCCTTGCTCAGGACGTCAGCCACCAGCCCGTTGGCCGCAAAGGCCTGGCCGACCTGGTCGCTGTTGGCCCGAGCGACCACTCTTCCCTGGGCGTCGACGACGGTCAGGATCTGGAGGTTGGCCGCCCCCGCCTTGAACCTGGCGACCTGATCCCTGGTGACCTTACCCCGACCGGCCAGGGCCCCCTTGACCTGGTCGCTCTCGGCTACCGCCGAGGCCTGGTCGCGAACCCTGGCCAGGTGCTGGTCGATGAGCGACCGCTCCAGGTTGATGGCCAGGTCCAACTGCTTCTTGGCGTTGGTCTCGACGTCGCCGTTCATGCTGTAGAGGGTTATCCCCGAAAGCAGGCCGACCGCCAGGAGGACCCCCCCGACGGCCACTCCGAAGACTTTGGCCATGATCCCGAAGCGGAACCTGAGGCCGCGGAGCCGTTTGGCCGCCGGTCCCGTCCCCGATCCCACGCTGCCCGACTTCACTGCAAGGACGCCCCCCTTGGCTGTGGCCTTACGCCCGAGAGCCTATAGTAAATCTGTGAACCGTTTCACCAACATTAATCGCCAGATTTCGACAAGCGGTTTAATGGGTGGACTCCGGTTTCCGACCATCCTTGGCCGGGTGCAGGCACCATCTGTCATTCAATGGGTCTTTTGGGGCCATGGCTCGCCATTGACCAATGCGCCGCGATGAGAGATAGTTGTCACATAATAAAGTCAGAACTCTTTCGACATCCCGTGACCGGCCAAGATCCAGGCCCCTGGACCGCCTCACCGGTCTTAGCAGGGGTTTGAGCGCAAGAAACGGATAGCGCTTTGGCCCGACCTCTGCTATTCTAGGAGCATGGGAAAACGCGAACCCACCTTCCTCGACGACGAGGCCCGGTGGCGGGCCGTCCTTGAACGGGATGGCTCGGCCGACGGCCTCTTCTACTACGCGGTCCGGACGAGCGGCGTGTATTGCCGCCCGACCTGCCCGTCTCGGCGGCCCGGTCGGTCGTCGGTGGTCTTCTTCGAAACCGCCGAGGCGGCCGAGGCGGCCGGTTTTCGCCCCTGCCGGCGGTGCCGGCCGGATGAGGTCAGTTCGATCCAGCGGGTGGTGGCCGAGGTTCGGCGGATGATCGAGGCCGCCAATGCCCCTCTAACCCTGGCACAGTTTGGCCGGGCCGTCAATCTCAGCCCCTATCACCTGCAGCGGGTGTTCAAACGGGCGACCGGGCTGACCCCGAGGCAATACTCGACGGCCCTGCGGGGCCGGCGGCTCAAGGATGGACTGAAGCACGGCTCCAGCGTGAGCGAGGCGATGTACGACGCCGGTTACGGGTCGGCCCGGGCCCTCTATGACCAGGCCCATCACCTCCTGGGGATGACCCCCGGCCGGTACCGGGGCGGTGGTCTTGGCGAGACGATCAGGTATGCCTTCGAGGAGACAGACCTCGGGACGATGATCGTCGCCGCCACGGAAAAAGGCGTCTGCGCCCTCCGTTTCGGCCATCGGAAGCTGCTTCTGGGGGAGATGCGGGCGGAGTTTCCCCGGGCCCGGCTCATCGCCGACCCCCTGGCGGTCGCTCCGTATGTGGAGGCGGCGGCGGCCCACCTGTCCGGCCGGCGTTCCGACCTCGACCTTCCTTTGGACATCGTGGCCACCGCCTTCCAGCAACGGGTGTGGGCGACGGTG is a genomic window containing:
- a CDS encoding cache domain-containing protein, which gives rise to MKSGSVGSGTGPAAKRLRGLRFRFGIMAKVFGVAVGGVLLAVGLLSGITLYSMNGDVETNAKKQLDLAINLERSLIDQHLARVRDQASAVAESDQVKGALAGRGKVTRDQVARFKAGAANLQILTVVDAQGRVVARANSDQVGQAFAANGLVADVLSKGAVAAAAAVLPEADWAAEGPDLRKLVVIPVKATAGAEERKEKEVTGALVLVAVAPVKGPTGAVAGAVIAAEVLNQNYSIVDEVRDRTNGEVTATVAMDGIRVTTNVRLKDADGKATENRAIGTVYSIPVMTNLRKGEEYRGRAVVAGEWQKTVYVPLKDHTGKVVAGPYVGISEATFTALRGQFIGILVPVAIVGFLIAALMSFLVSRSVAVQVGRVKKAAERIADGDLTIEELKIGGRDEV
- the ada gene encoding bifunctional DNA-binding transcriptional regulator/O6-methylguanine-DNA methyltransferase Ada, translating into MGKREPTFLDDEARWRAVLERDGSADGLFYYAVRTSGVYCRPTCPSRRPGRSSVVFFETAEAAEAAGFRPCRRCRPDEVSSIQRVVAEVRRMIEAANAPLTLAQFGRAVNLSPYHLQRVFKRATGLTPRQYSTALRGRRLKDGLKHGSSVSEAMYDAGYGSARALYDQAHHLLGMTPGRYRGGGLGETIRYAFEETDLGTMIVAATEKGVCALRFGHRKLLLGEMRAEFPRARLIADPLAVAPYVEAAAAHLSGRRSDLDLPLDIVATAFQQRVWATVRAIPYGQTRSYREVAEAIGRPGAARAVATACAANPVGLLVPCHRVVRADGGLSGYRWGIDRKRALLDLEGSS